The proteins below are encoded in one region of Thioalkalivibrio sp. K90mix:
- a CDS encoding TMEM165/GDT1 family protein, with protein sequence MELFLLSIVAVAIAEIGDRSMFLAAVFGMRCRSAWAVFWGMATGLFLNQLLSAVVGIWLFAVIATDWHLWVVGAAFLIMAIWVLFPEDDEDEKAPQARSAFFAAAVAFFLFEMLDKTQLAVVTLAGASGALLPVVLGATVGILLITTPALILGKRFAARIPAAPMRWIASGMFLLIGLWTWSEAGNWIPDLGLPDLSGFLMQAVENHQQGQ encoded by the coding sequence ATGGAACTCTTCCTGCTGTCCATTGTGGCCGTAGCCATCGCGGAGATCGGCGACCGTTCGATGTTCCTGGCGGCCGTGTTCGGCATGCGCTGCCGCAGTGCCTGGGCCGTTTTCTGGGGGATGGCCACGGGCCTCTTCCTGAACCAGTTGTTGTCCGCGGTCGTCGGGATCTGGCTGTTCGCGGTCATCGCCACTGACTGGCACCTGTGGGTAGTCGGGGCGGCCTTCCTGATCATGGCGATCTGGGTCCTGTTCCCGGAAGACGACGAAGACGAGAAGGCACCGCAGGCGCGCAGCGCATTCTTCGCCGCCGCGGTGGCTTTCTTCCTGTTCGAGATGCTGGACAAGACCCAGCTGGCGGTCGTCACCCTGGCCGGGGCCTCCGGCGCGCTGCTGCCCGTCGTCCTGGGCGCCACAGTCGGCATCCTGCTGATCACCACCCCGGCCCTGATCCTGGGTAAGCGTTTTGCCGCGCGTATCCCGGCCGCGCCGATGCGCTGGATCGCCTCCGGCATGTTTCTGCTGATCGGCCTGTGGACCTGGTCCGAGGCCGGCAACTGGATCCCCGATCTTGGCCTGCCAGATCTCTCGGGCTTCCTGATGCAGGCCGTCGAAAACCACCAGCAGGGGCAATAA
- a CDS encoding GGDEF domain-containing protein: MWLAIGLVATFAYMLMPYGATTAALYVVASLGAAAVVAAALFRGCSPWCRSAWVLIAIALLLGGTGHLIWYVLDLQGLEPFPAAPDFLYLAVYPLFIVALWRLGGPADRDDGALGDALIVGISAAVLAWALLIQPYLYDPELTYLQLLVSAGYPVFDLMLLPLALRLVFRYNTRIDGQLFLLLGVLAYLAADLLYAHGNSTGWYQPGGLTDAGWLIAYTLFATAAWHPSSQVNPDDRTGSHELSRRRLYILGSAAVLVPAIILFTAGVDTDTVRVAAGASILIFLLVLYRMSGLIRETQRQAQALEQLSRTDPLTGAANRRHLETVLEDELARVRRLDTPLALAFIDLDYFKQYNDLHGHAQGDRLLRDLVTAWHQELRPSDTIARYGGEEFVVVLPHTGPDQAGTVIERLRQRTPNQQTCSAGIACAEPMETAESLLRRADQALYRAKDEGRNQSRFATTDEAALAPS; the protein is encoded by the coding sequence GTGTGGCTGGCAATCGGGCTTGTAGCGACATTCGCTTATATGCTGATGCCCTACGGCGCCACCACTGCGGCCCTGTACGTTGTGGCGAGTCTCGGCGCCGCCGCCGTCGTCGCCGCGGCACTGTTTCGCGGGTGCTCCCCGTGGTGTCGATCGGCCTGGGTCCTGATCGCGATCGCCCTGCTCCTCGGGGGTACCGGGCACCTGATCTGGTATGTCCTGGATCTGCAGGGCCTTGAGCCGTTTCCGGCGGCGCCGGATTTCCTGTACCTGGCGGTGTATCCGCTGTTTATTGTCGCCCTGTGGCGGCTGGGTGGCCCGGCGGACCGCGACGATGGCGCCCTGGGCGATGCGCTGATTGTCGGGATCTCCGCGGCGGTTCTCGCCTGGGCGCTGTTGATCCAGCCCTACCTGTACGACCCGGAGCTGACCTACCTGCAGCTGCTGGTGTCGGCCGGCTACCCGGTGTTCGACCTGATGCTGCTGCCACTGGCGCTGCGCCTGGTGTTTCGCTACAACACCCGAATTGATGGCCAGCTGTTCCTGCTGCTCGGCGTGCTGGCCTATCTGGCGGCCGATCTCCTCTACGCCCACGGGAACTCCACCGGCTGGTATCAGCCCGGCGGACTCACCGATGCCGGCTGGCTGATCGCCTATACCCTGTTCGCCACGGCCGCGTGGCACCCCTCGTCCCAGGTCAACCCGGACGACCGAACCGGCAGCCATGAGCTCTCCCGCCGCAGGCTCTACATCCTCGGGTCCGCGGCGGTACTGGTGCCGGCGATCATCCTGTTCACCGCCGGGGTGGATACGGACACGGTGCGCGTCGCCGCCGGCGCCTCCATCCTGATCTTCCTGCTGGTTCTGTACCGCATGAGCGGATTGATCCGAGAGACCCAACGCCAGGCCCAGGCGCTGGAGCAACTCTCCCGCACCGACCCGCTAACCGGGGCGGCGAACCGGCGGCACCTGGAGACCGTTCTCGAGGACGAACTGGCGCGTGTCCGGCGTCTCGACACACCGCTCGCCCTCGCCTTTATCGATCTGGATTACTTCAAGCAGTACAACGACCTCCACGGCCACGCGCAGGGGGATCGCCTGCTGCGCGACCTAGTCACAGCCTGGCATCAGGAACTGCGCCCCAGCGACACAATCGCCCGCTACGGGGGCGAGGAATTTGTGGTGGTGCTCCCCCACACCGGCCCGGATCAGGCGGGCACCGTCATCGAGCGCCTCCGGCAGCGCACCCCGAACCAGCAGACCTGCTCCGCTGGCATCGCCTGTGCCGAGCCGATGGAAACCGCGGAAAGCCTGCTCCGGCGCGCCGACCAGGCCTTGTACCGGGCCAAGGACGAGGGCCGCAACCAGTCGCGGTTCGCCACAACCGATGAGGCTGCGCTGGCGCCTTCCTGA
- the mscL gene encoding large-conductance mechanosensitive channel protein MscL, with protein MIEEFKQFVARGNVIDMAVGVIVGLAFGQIVSSLVSDVLMPPIGLLIGGVDFSELMIVLREAENGVAAVTINYGTFIKRVVDFLIIAVVVFAAIKTISRLQRTKETPPAEPPAPSNEEKLLAEIRDLLKSK; from the coding sequence ATCATTGAGGAGTTCAAGCAGTTTGTGGCGCGCGGTAACGTCATCGACATGGCGGTCGGCGTCATCGTGGGGTTGGCGTTCGGGCAGATCGTGTCGTCCCTGGTGTCGGACGTGCTGATGCCACCCATCGGTCTGCTGATCGGCGGGGTCGACTTCTCGGAGCTGATGATCGTGCTGCGTGAAGCGGAGAACGGCGTGGCCGCGGTGACGATCAACTACGGCACCTTCATCAAGCGCGTAGTGGACTTCCTGATCATCGCGGTGGTGGTGTTTGCCGCGATCAAGACGATCAGCCGGCTGCAGCGGACGAAGGAAACCCCGCCCGCGGAACCGCCCGCCCCCAGCAACGAGGAAAAGCTGCTCGCCGAGATCCGCGATCTGCTGAAGTCAAAGTAG
- a CDS encoding alternative oxidase, whose translation MSINQETDLSRHHEPRDFSDRVARAFTSMMRLFADTFFARRYGHRAVVLETVAGVPGMVGATLQHLRSLRRMEDDHGWIRTLMEEAENERMHLLTFIEIASPNWLERLLIILAQGFFYTLYFLIYVISPRTAHRIVGYFEEEAVISYTDYLEEVETGAIENIPAPDRAIQYWDLPEDARLSDVIRAVREDEAGHRDVNHGFADLLNKKT comes from the coding sequence ATGAGCATCAACCAGGAAACGGACCTGAGTCGCCATCACGAGCCGCGCGATTTCTCCGACCGTGTCGCACGCGCCTTCACATCCATGATGCGCCTGTTCGCCGACACCTTCTTTGCCCGCCGCTACGGCCACCGCGCCGTGGTGCTGGAGACGGTGGCCGGGGTCCCCGGCATGGTCGGGGCTACCTTGCAGCACCTGCGCTCGCTGCGCCGGATGGAGGACGACCACGGCTGGATCCGCACGCTGATGGAAGAGGCCGAAAACGAGCGCATGCACCTGCTCACCTTCATCGAGATCGCCTCGCCCAACTGGCTGGAGCGGCTCCTGATCATCCTGGCGCAGGGCTTCTTCTACACGCTGTACTTCCTGATCTACGTGATCTCCCCGCGCACCGCGCACCGGATCGTCGGCTACTTCGAGGAGGAGGCCGTCATCAGCTATACCGATTACCTGGAGGAAGTCGAGACCGGTGCGATCGAGAACATCCCGGCACCGGATCGCGCCATCCAGTACTGGGACCTGCCGGAGGACGCACGCCTGTCCGATGTCATTCGCGCCGTACGCGAAGACGAGGCCGGCCATCGCGACGTCAACCACGGCTTCGCCGACCTGCTCAACAAGAAAACTTGA
- a CDS encoding site-specific recombinase: MQTPDDAAQLLDTLQDDNQCDLAETLRRIVDWLRPDNPRNVAPVIARIESLTLALQAQPEVRERLRERLEAGLEDARHLTLYTGVGLFSRKGFFREAAELLYERINPRPMERADLRDVLYHVFHDPDDAIWVSALPDDAWSRLLGALGCLSGEHPGVLDRARSETLYALEMLSIWIAAEELEPELLRLDPSIAERNSAFVAQEREISAYVRDYRAWLQDPGHERMDDAHARVLLEQCGDQILRLRRRAITHGSSLSLTHLLERLDQTLSRIHKLLDLLEPREEAHTRATAVGVFRELVTASARRHGLRALWQDNIRLVSRSITQHVSDTGEHYITRDRGEYLTMLRSGAGAGLIIAFMALIKIQVESLGLSEGWNALWVSLNYGLGFVLIHILHFTVATKQPAMTAARLAAAIEENERGTADASKLADLLVRVGRSQFAAVLGNVGVALPTALLIGVLTAWGFGTPILSGTEADYLLDGLRPIMGLALFFAAIAGVWLFVSGLIAGFFDNRCAYLDLPGRLREHPLLQRLLPTTTRHRLADWVGYNYGAVLGNFLFGMLLGMTGFVGYLLNLPLDIQHVAFASANLGYVTASESIGVFTFLLFLVFVLLIGAVNLWVSFGLALYVALRARGVRIGAFDRVLKAYGRHLRRHPTQFLLPPRGGEAQEGDEAPPR; encoded by the coding sequence ATGCAGACCCCGGACGATGCCGCCCAGTTGCTGGACACCCTGCAGGATGACAACCAGTGCGATCTCGCCGAGACCCTGCGTCGTATCGTGGACTGGCTACGCCCGGACAACCCCCGCAATGTGGCGCCGGTCATTGCCCGAATCGAGAGCCTTACGCTGGCCCTGCAGGCACAGCCCGAGGTACGCGAACGCCTGCGCGAGCGTCTGGAGGCCGGCCTAGAGGACGCCCGCCACCTGACGCTGTACACCGGCGTGGGTCTGTTCTCCCGCAAGGGCTTTTTCCGCGAGGCGGCGGAGCTGCTGTACGAGCGCATCAACCCGCGCCCGATGGAGCGCGCGGACCTTCGGGACGTGCTCTACCACGTCTTCCACGACCCCGATGACGCGATCTGGGTATCGGCCCTGCCGGACGATGCCTGGTCCCGGCTGCTGGGGGCGCTGGGCTGCCTGTCCGGCGAACACCCCGGCGTGCTGGACCGCGCCCGCAGCGAGACGCTCTACGCCCTGGAGATGCTCTCGATCTGGATCGCGGCCGAGGAACTGGAACCGGAGCTGCTGCGCCTGGACCCGTCGATTGCCGAGCGCAACTCGGCCTTCGTCGCGCAGGAGCGCGAGATCTCCGCCTACGTGCGCGACTACCGCGCCTGGCTGCAGGACCCCGGCCACGAACGCATGGACGACGCCCATGCCCGGGTGCTGCTGGAGCAGTGCGGGGATCAGATCCTGCGCCTGCGTCGGCGCGCGATCACGCATGGCAGCAGCCTGTCGCTAACCCACCTGCTGGAGCGCCTGGACCAGACGCTGTCGCGCATTCACAAGCTGCTGGACCTGCTGGAACCGCGTGAGGAGGCACACACCCGTGCCACCGCGGTGGGCGTGTTCCGCGAGCTGGTCACAGCCAGTGCCCGCCGCCACGGGTTGCGCGCGCTGTGGCAGGACAACATCCGCCTGGTCTCGCGCAGCATCACCCAGCATGTCTCCGATACCGGCGAGCACTACATCACCCGCGATCGTGGCGAATATCTGACGATGCTGCGCTCGGGGGCCGGGGCGGGCCTGATTATCGCCTTCATGGCCCTGATCAAGATCCAGGTGGAATCCCTGGGCCTGTCCGAGGGCTGGAACGCCTTGTGGGTCAGCCTGAATTATGGCCTGGGCTTCGTGCTGATCCACATCCTGCACTTCACCGTCGCGACCAAACAGCCAGCGATGACCGCCGCGCGGCTGGCGGCCGCGATCGAGGAGAACGAACGCGGCACGGCCGACGCCTCGAAGCTTGCGGACCTGCTGGTCCGGGTGGGCCGCTCCCAGTTCGCGGCCGTGCTGGGCAATGTCGGCGTGGCACTCCCAACGGCGCTGCTGATCGGGGTCCTCACGGCCTGGGGCTTCGGCACACCGATCCTGTCGGGCACCGAGGCGGATTATCTGCTGGATGGTCTGCGCCCGATCATGGGCCTGGCGCTGTTCTTCGCGGCCATCGCCGGGGTCTGGCTGTTCGTCTCCGGCCTGATCGCCGGGTTCTTCGACAACCGCTGCGCCTATCTCGACCTGCCCGGTCGCCTGCGCGAGCATCCGCTGCTGCAACGGCTGCTGCCCACCACCACGCGCCATCGCCTCGCCGACTGGGTCGGATACAACTACGGCGCGGTGCTGGGCAATTTCCTGTTCGGTATGCTGCTGGGCATGACCGGCTTTGTCGGCTACCTGCTGAACCTGCCCCTGGACATCCAGCACGTGGCCTTCGCCTCCGCGAACCTCGGCTACGTGACCGCCAGCGAATCCATCGGCGTGTTCACCTTCCTGTTGTTCCTGGTGTTCGTGCTGCTGATCGGCGCGGTCAACCTGTGGGTCAGCTTTGGCCTGGCGCTGTACGTTGCCCTGCGCGCCCGCGGCGTGCGCATCGGGGCCTTCGACCGCGTGCTGAAGGCCTATGGCCGGCACCTGCGCCGGCACCCGACGCAATTCTTGCTCCCGCCACGGGGTGGCGAGGCCCAGGAAGGTGACGAGGCACCCCCCAGGTGA
- a CDS encoding microcompartments protein has translation MIKLRTYVYMDSLQPQLAEYMATVSQGFLPVPGDACLWVEVSPGMAVHRLTDVALKATRVHLAQQVVEREFGSMVIHHRDQSDVQEAGRVLLQRLGADQSERQPCRIPWQETIRGMTPDHTVLINRQNRRGNMILPDQSMFILEAEPAGYIIYAANQALKASHVSLIDVRAVGAFGRLTLAGSEADIDEAARAAIHALHNPAGT, from the coding sequence ATGATCAAGCTGCGCACCTACGTCTACATGGATTCCCTCCAGCCTCAGCTGGCGGAATACATGGCCACGGTCTCCCAGGGCTTTCTGCCCGTGCCGGGGGACGCGTGCCTGTGGGTGGAGGTGTCGCCGGGCATGGCCGTGCACCGGCTGACGGACGTCGCGCTGAAGGCCACCCGTGTGCACCTCGCGCAGCAGGTCGTGGAACGCGAATTCGGTTCCATGGTGATCCACCATCGCGACCAGAGCGATGTGCAGGAGGCCGGCCGTGTGCTGTTGCAGCGCCTGGGCGCGGATCAGTCCGAACGCCAGCCCTGCCGTATCCCGTGGCAGGAGACGATCCGCGGCATGACGCCGGATCACACCGTGCTGATCAACCGCCAGAACCGGCGCGGCAACATGATCCTGCCCGACCAGAGCATGTTCATCCTCGAGGCGGAGCCGGCCGGCTACATCATCTATGCGGCCAATCAGGCACTGAAGGCCTCCCATGTCTCGCTGATCGACGTGCGCGCGGTGGGTGCGTTCGGCCGCCTGACGCTGGCCGGCTCCGAGGCGGACATCGACGAGGCGGCACGGGCGGCGATTCACGCCCTGCACAACCCCGCCGGTACATAA
- a CDS encoding IS3 family transposase (programmed frameshift): MGRRNFDPEYKLRVARMVVDEGQGVPQVVRDTGVGETAVRRWVEQLKADRSGEAGDGRPLTPEQRRIRELEEENRRLREDKALLKKGFGLLRPGTAVMVRCITTLAKKAPVKRVCDLLEVNRSGYYAAQTRRRRPRQPCALEARVKEAFEQSEWTYGSRRVQAALRSDGVTVGRYRVRRLMREQGLRPVWKRAFVVTTQRDATAPVVENHLDRQFQPSRPNAAWVTDITYIRTRTGWTYLAAVLDLFNRKVVGWSMSRRLDAELACSALRMALQSRQPEPGLLVHSDQGCQYTSDAWRRLLVQHGARASMSRRGNCWDNAVAERFFLNLKTERVWRRDYANHGEATRDITDYIVGFYNERRRHSTLGYLSPNAYERKWTAEPPIEVSEIA; encoded by the exons ATGGGACGCAGGAATTTTGATCCGGAGTATAAGCTTCGGGTTGCCCGGATGGTGGTGGACGAGGGCCAGGGTGTGCCGCAGGTGGTGCGGGATACGGGGGTCGGCGAGACGGCGGTCCGGCGCTGGGTCGAGCAGCTCAAGGCGGATCGATCCGGCGAGGCGGGTGATGGTCGCCCCCTGACGCCGGAGCAACGCCGGATCCGGGAGCTGGAGGAAGAGAACCGCCGACTGCGAGAGGACAAGGCCCTACTAAAAAAGG GCTTCGGCCTTCTTCGCCCGGGAACTGCTGTGATGGTTCGCTGCATCACGACGCTGGCGAAGAAGGCTCCGGTGAAGCGGGTGTGTGATCTGCTGGAGGTGAACCGGTCGGGCTACTACGCGGCGCAGACGCGCCGCCGGCGGCCGCGCCAGCCGTGTGCACTGGAGGCACGGGTCAAGGAGGCGTTCGAGCAGTCGGAATGGACCTACGGCAGCCGCCGTGTGCAGGCCGCCCTGCGTTCGGACGGTGTGACGGTGGGCCGCTACCGGGTCCGCCGTCTGATGCGGGAACAGGGCCTGCGCCCGGTCTGGAAGCGGGCGTTCGTCGTGACCACCCAGCGGGATGCGACCGCGCCGGTGGTGGAAAACCACCTGGACCGGCAGTTCCAGCCATCGCGCCCGAACGCGGCCTGGGTGACGGATATCACCTACATCCGGACCCGCACCGGCTGGACGTATCTGGCGGCGGTGCTGGACCTGTTCAACCGCAAGGTGGTGGGCTGGTCCATGAGCCGAAGGCTGGATGCCGAGTTGGCCTGCAGTGCGCTACGCATGGCGCTGCAGAGCCGGCAACCCGAGCCGGGGCTGCTGGTGCACTCCGACCAGGGCTGTCAGTACACCAGCGACGCCTGGCGGCGTCTGCTGGTGCAGCACGGCGCCCGGGCCAGCATGAGCCGGCGGGGTAACTGCTGGGACAATGCGGTGGCCGAGCGCTTCTTCCTGAACCTGAAGACGGAGCGCGTCTGGCGACGGGACTATGCCAATCACGGCGAGGCCACCCGGGACATCACCGACTACATCGTCGGCTTCTACAACGAGCGCCGAAGGCACTCAACCCTGGGCTACCTGTCGCCCAACGCCTACGAGCGAAAATGGACAGCCGAACCTCCTATCGAGGTGTCCGAAATCGCTTGA
- a CDS encoding alpha/beta fold hydrolase, with protein MMRAWWVVLVAFWLAACAGSPPQPPADEAPDERPDAEVLEAADGTRLPLHRWGPEEPRRVALALHGFNDHGGSMAALGEALAEHEIAVYAYDQRGFGANRDVGHWAGYQTMAEDARTGLRILAERYPDNPPYLIGKSMGGAVALLATSGEELPAMRGTALIGPAVWSRDQMPWYQRFGLWVGARIAPGMRLTGEMAAEFDIRPTDDPAVLEQMRDDPLVLREARIDALDGLTTLMGRALSAGDALPAPSLLLYGAKDDLVPPGPTAVLAERLAATGDPGHRMVLYPEGYHMLTRYTRSVDTFGDLVAWMLDPEATLPSGHERAPETMVQNLQDLDAQR; from the coding sequence ATGATGCGCGCCTGGTGGGTCGTCCTCGTCGCCTTCTGGCTGGCCGCCTGCGCCGGCAGTCCGCCGCAACCGCCCGCGGACGAGGCCCCGGATGAACGCCCGGACGCCGAGGTCCTCGAAGCCGCGGACGGGACCCGCCTCCCGCTGCACCGCTGGGGCCCGGAAGAGCCCCGCCGGGTTGCGCTGGCCCTGCACGGTTTCAACGACCATGGCGGCAGCATGGCGGCGCTGGGCGAGGCCCTGGCCGAGCACGAGATCGCCGTCTACGCCTATGACCAGCGGGGCTTCGGCGCCAACCGCGATGTCGGCCATTGGGCGGGCTACCAGACGATGGCCGAGGACGCCCGCACCGGGCTGCGCATCCTCGCCGAACGCTATCCCGACAACCCGCCCTACCTGATCGGCAAGAGCATGGGCGGGGCAGTGGCCCTGCTGGCCACCAGCGGCGAAGAACTGCCGGCGATGCGCGGGACAGCCCTGATCGGTCCGGCCGTCTGGAGCCGTGACCAAATGCCCTGGTACCAGCGCTTCGGCCTCTGGGTTGGTGCCCGCATTGCCCCCGGCATGCGCCTGACCGGCGAGATGGCAGCGGAATTCGATATCCGGCCCACCGATGACCCGGCGGTCCTGGAACAGATGCGCGATGACCCACTGGTCCTGCGCGAGGCCCGCATCGACGCCCTCGACGGACTGACCACGCTGATGGGTCGCGCGCTGAGCGCCGGAGACGCCCTCCCCGCCCCAAGCCTGCTGCTCTACGGTGCGAAGGACGACCTCGTGCCACCCGGGCCCACGGCGGTGCTGGCCGAACGCCTGGCCGCAACCGGCGACCCCGGCCACCGCATGGTGCTCTATCCCGAGGGCTACCACATGCTCACACGCTACACCCGTTCCGTGGACACCTTTGGCGATCTCGTCGCCTGGATGCTGGACCCCGAGGCCACCCTACCCTCCGGCCACGAACGCGCCCCCGAGACCATGGTGCAGAACCTGCAAGATCTCGACGCGCAACGTTAA
- a CDS encoding NUDIX hydrolase, translating into MHRAQLLELLARHQTPFIEEAGFVRRALDFVQAHPDCFHCDLLPAHVTGSAWVVSPDRERALLLLHGKHHRWFQPGGHADGQSDILQVALREIHEETGLAREHIHLVAEDVFDLDIHTIPASPHFPMHEHIDVRFLLEIDDRLPVPGSHESHDILWVPLQHVSRYNNSRSLWRMVEKTRRMRTWLHTHPR; encoded by the coding sequence ATGCACCGCGCGCAACTGCTCGAGCTGCTCGCCCGCCACCAGACCCCGTTCATCGAGGAAGCCGGCTTTGTGCGCCGTGCGCTGGACTTCGTGCAGGCCCATCCGGACTGCTTCCACTGCGATCTCCTGCCGGCACACGTGACTGGTTCCGCCTGGGTGGTCAGCCCGGATCGCGAACGCGCGCTGCTCCTGCTGCATGGCAAGCACCACCGCTGGTTCCAGCCGGGCGGGCATGCCGACGGCCAGTCGGACATCCTGCAGGTCGCCTTGCGCGAGATCCACGAGGAAACGGGCCTGGCACGGGAGCATATTCACCTGGTGGCCGAGGACGTCTTTGATCTCGACATCCACACCATCCCGGCGAGCCCGCACTTTCCGATGCACGAACACATCGACGTGCGCTTTCTGCTGGAGATCGACGACCGCCTGCCGGTGCCCGGCAGCCACGAGTCGCACGACATCCTGTGGGTCCCGCTGCAGCACGTCTCGCGCTACAACAACAGCCGTTCCCTCTGGCGCATGGTCGAGAAGACCCGCCGCATGCGCACCTGGCTGCACACGCATCCACGCTGA
- a CDS encoding rhodanese-like domain-containing protein, giving the protein MRTSWLALALFAAATVAQGDEITADSLVEDARAEVTDIDQEALRELIANEPDHVLIDVRSHQEIELGGGQIRSHLTLNIPRGELEFRIPGAVSDKDTPIVVYSDENRRSALAAQTLQRMGYTNVHNYAGGFPEWKEAELPLYVLDKALDSFLYDMPQEVTDGVWSAIGATQPSTYENSGHNNNLSFIITDDGVVVMNAGDNYLLAQSLHQEIKKRTDQPVKYVVLENAQGHAMLGMTYWQEQGATVIAHEDAAREIEQNGQRSLEGAPNRTRDKAFLTELGTPDKIFEDRVDLDMGGETIEVLYLGPAHAPGDIALWAPDRKTLITGDLAFHERMLPIFEYTDTAGWIETWDKLEAIEADYIIPGHGGPVTDFEQLRKYTRDYLVFLREEVQEILDTGGTLNDAYNIDQSAYRHLDTYDELHRQNAGRVFRTMEFEDF; this is encoded by the coding sequence ATGCGTACATCATGGCTGGCTTTGGCTCTGTTCGCGGCGGCAACCGTCGCACAGGGGGACGAGATCACCGCGGATTCCCTGGTCGAGGATGCCCGCGCCGAGGTTACCGATATCGACCAGGAGGCCCTGCGCGAGCTGATCGCGAACGAGCCGGACCATGTCCTGATCGATGTCCGCTCGCACCAGGAGATCGAGCTGGGAGGCGGCCAGATCCGCTCGCACCTGACACTGAATATCCCGCGGGGCGAGCTGGAGTTTCGTATACCGGGTGCGGTGTCCGACAAGGACACGCCGATCGTCGTCTACAGCGACGAGAACCGCCGCTCCGCGCTCGCAGCACAGACGCTCCAGCGCATGGGCTATACCAACGTGCACAATTACGCTGGCGGCTTCCCCGAGTGGAAGGAGGCCGAATTGCCGCTGTACGTGCTCGACAAGGCGCTCGATTCCTTCCTCTACGACATGCCGCAGGAGGTGACCGATGGCGTGTGGTCCGCGATCGGTGCGACCCAGCCGTCGACCTACGAGAATTCCGGTCATAACAACAACCTGTCGTTCATCATCACCGACGATGGCGTGGTCGTGATGAACGCGGGTGACAACTACCTGCTGGCGCAGTCCCTGCACCAGGAGATCAAGAAGCGCACCGATCAGCCGGTGAAGTATGTGGTGCTGGAAAACGCCCAGGGGCATGCGATGCTCGGCATGACCTACTGGCAGGAGCAGGGCGCCACCGTGATCGCGCACGAGGATGCCGCGCGCGAGATCGAGCAGAACGGCCAGCGCAGCCTGGAGGGCGCACCGAACCGCACGCGCGACAAGGCGTTTCTGACCGAACTGGGCACGCCGGACAAGATTTTCGAGGATCGCGTCGACCTCGACATGGGCGGTGAGACCATCGAGGTGCTCTACCTTGGCCCCGCGCACGCCCCGGGGGATATCGCCCTGTGGGCCCCGGATCGCAAGACGCTGATCACCGGCGATCTGGCGTTCCACGAGCGCATGCTGCCGATCTTCGAGTACACCGACACCGCCGGCTGGATCGAAACCTGGGACAAGCTGGAAGCGATCGAGGCCGACTACATCATCCCCGGCCACGGCGGTCCGGTGACCGACTTCGAGCAGCTGCGCAAGTACACCCGGGACTACCTCGTCTTCCTGCGCGAGGAGGTGCAGGAGATCCTCGATACCGGCGGCACGCTGAACGACGCCTACAACATCGACCAGTCGGCCTACCGCCACCTCGACACCTACGACGAGCTGCATCGGCAAAATGCCGGCCGCGTCTTCCGCACCATGGAGTTCGAGGACTTTTGA